Proteins found in one Zea mays cultivar B73 chromosome 1, Zm-B73-REFERENCE-NAM-5.0, whole genome shotgun sequence genomic segment:
- the LOC100284744 gene encoding CBL-interacting serine/threonine-protein kinase 15, which produces MGEGEAEVKGGVLQGRYELGRVLGHGNFGRVHAARDLRTGRAVAVKVLDKDKMLRTGMMEQIKREIAVMKRVSHPNIVELHEVMATRSKIYLALELVRGGELFARIVRAGRVKEDVARRYFRQLIHAVDFCHARGVYHRDLKLENLLLDDAGNLKVVDFGLSALADHARSDGLLHTLCGTPGYVAPEVFRNKGYDGAKADIWSCGVILYVLLAGSLPFPDDNVAAMFRKMSRGDYRCPPWLSTEARRLIPKLLDPDPDTRITIAQLVETPWFNKPSVSRSVRAAAGATEPPAEPASSAKDGGDKDEPPETMNAFHLISLSAGFDLSPLFDVEGGPARGPREGGMRFATREPASGVVSRLEEVAARGGGRMRVTKSGARGVRLEGAERGGRKGRLAVAADIFCVAPSVLVVDVKKDGGDSLEYRSFCSEELRPALKDIVWAADPQPAVV; this is translated from the coding sequence ATGGGTGAGGGCGAGGCGGAGGTGAAGGGCGGGGTGCTGCAGGGCCGCTACGAGCTCGGCCGCGTGCTGGGTCACGGCAACTTCGGGCGCGTCCACGCGGCGCGGGACCTGCGCACCGGGCGGGCCGTGGCGGTGAAGGTGCTCGACAAGGACAAGATGCTGCGCACGGGCATGATGGAGCAGATCAAGCGCGAGATCGCCGTCATGAAGCGCGTGTCCCACCCCAACATCGTGGAGCTCCACGAGGTGATGGCCACGCGCTCCAAGATCTACCTCGCGCTGGAGCTCGTCCGCGGAGGGGAGCTCTTCGCGCGGATCGTGCGCGCCGGGCGCGTCAAGGAGGACGTGGCGCGGCGCTACTTCCGGCAGCTCATACACGCCGTGGACTTCTGCCACGCGCGGGGCGTGTACCACCGCGACCTGAAGCTCGAGAACCTCCTCCTGGACGACGCGGGGAACCTCAAGGTCGTCGACTTTGGCCTCAGCGCGCTGGCCGACCACGCGCGCAGCGACGGGCTGCTGCACACGCTCTGCGGCACGCCCGGGTACGTCGCGCCGGAGGTGTTCCGGAACAAGGGCTACGACGGCGCCAAGGCTGACATCTGGTCGTGCGGCGTCATCCTCTACGTCCTCCTCGCAGGGTCGCTGCCGTTCCCGGACGACAACGTTGCCGCCATGTTCCGGAAGATGAGCCGCGGCGACTACCGGTGCCCGCCGTGGCTGTCCACGGAGGCGCGCAGGCTCATCCCCAAGCTGCTCGACCCCGACCCCGACACCCGCATCACCATCGCCCAGCTCGTCGAGACGCCGTGGTTCAACAAGCCGTCCGTCTCGAGGTCCGTCAGAGCCGCCGCCGGCGCAACCGAGCCGCCGGCCGAGCCTGCCTCCTCCGCAAAGGACGGCGGCGACAAGGACGAGCCACCGGAGACGATGAACGCGTTCCACCTGATCTCCCTCTCCGCGGGGTTCGACCTCTCACCGCTGTTCGACGTGGAAGGCGGTCCGGCGAGGGGGCCCCGGGAGGGCGGCATGCGGTTCGCGACGCGGGAGCCCGCGAGCGGCGTCGTCTCCCGTCTCGAGGAGGTGGCCGCCCGCGGCGGCGGGCGGATGCGGGTGACCAAGAGCGGCGCCCGCGGCGTTCGGCTCGAGGGCGCGGAGCGCGGGGGCCGCAAGGGCCGGCTAGCCGTGGCGGCCGACATCTTCTGCGTGGCGCCGTCGGTGCTCGTCGTCGACGTGAAGAAGGACGGCGGCGACTCCCTCGAGTACCGCTCCTTCTGCAGCGAGGAGCTCCGGCCGGCGCTCAAAGACATCGTCTGGGCGGCCGACCCCCAGCCCGCCGTCGTGTGA